The [Flavobacterium] thermophilum genome has a segment encoding these proteins:
- the yycH gene encoding Two-component system yycF/yycG regulatory protein yycH — translation MTGTMYEAIKTVVLTSLVLISIMMTFALWTYHPKYDVLQNDEYIQHVSVSNTQVDTAMVVQPKQVLIHKGGAHYALTKEEKKNEVLKEVKKWALDDFENISSSVPQGKFLSFLDGKERLEIIYPDELPIDIYRLIFTVEDRGLDGLAFDRILVPFSEGDKFPVYFIATDKHKIYKATASDASQDAISRLAKEANHFPRYFAYPVSETKQLYLPEKEVELSSLQYYTDELDVDKFKEALFSDPSFVKKDLIPFGEEYTDGSRLMDVDFLQRMLLYVNPAARVSNMGQTDQETHFIQKSIDFVNEHGGWTDVYHFARWSEEDRKVIFRLVVNGYPVFNEYGMSEIVETWGASDLMKYQRPLFRLEIPDRTRTPKTLPSGREIVKQLEQAKGVRKSLVKDIAIGYELVKDPEREKVIRLEPAWFYLYEQTWKKVSDDGDGGGGGTNGLE, via the coding sequence ATGACTGGTACGATGTATGAAGCGATCAAAACAGTTGTGTTGACGTCGCTTGTGCTCATCAGCATTATGATGACGTTTGCTTTATGGACGTATCATCCTAAATATGACGTGCTGCAAAACGACGAGTATATTCAGCACGTTTCCGTCAGCAATACGCAAGTTGATACGGCGATGGTCGTGCAGCCAAAGCAGGTGCTCATCCATAAAGGCGGAGCCCACTACGCCCTCACGAAAGAGGAAAAGAAAAATGAAGTGCTGAAAGAAGTCAAAAAATGGGCGCTCGACGATTTTGAGAACATTTCATCTTCCGTCCCGCAAGGAAAGTTTTTGTCGTTTTTAGACGGAAAAGAGCGGCTGGAAATCATTTACCCAGACGAGCTGCCGATCGATATTTACCGGTTGATCTTCACGGTGGAAGATAGAGGGCTTGATGGCTTGGCATTTGACCGCATTCTCGTTCCATTCAGTGAAGGGGATAAATTCCCAGTCTATTTTATCGCAACCGATAAGCACAAAATTTATAAGGCGACCGCCAGTGACGCTTCGCAGGACGCCATCAGCCGGCTGGCGAAGGAGGCCAACCATTTTCCCCGTTATTTCGCTTATCCGGTCAGCGAGACGAAGCAGCTTTATTTGCCGGAAAAAGAAGTGGAGCTTAGCAGTTTGCAATACTACACCGATGAGTTGGACGTCGATAAGTTTAAAGAAGCGCTGTTTAGCGACCCGAGCTTTGTGAAAAAGGACTTGATTCCGTTTGGCGAGGAGTACACCGATGGTTCGCGGCTGATGGACGTCGATTTCCTTCAGCGCATGCTGCTGTATGTCAATCCGGCAGCCCGTGTCTCCAATATGGGCCAAACTGATCAAGAAACTCACTTCATTCAAAAAAGCATTGATTTTGTCAATGAACATGGCGGCTGGACTGATGTATACCATTTTGCCCGTTGGAGTGAAGAAGATCGGAAAGTCATTTTCCGGCTTGTTGTCAACGGGTATCCGGTTTTTAATGAATACGGCATGTCGGAAATCGTGGAGACGTGGGGGGCGAGCGATTTAATGAAATATCAGCGCCCGCTCTTCCGTCTGGAAATCCCCGACCGCACCCGAACCCCGAAAACGCTGCCGTCCGGCCGTGAGATCGTCAAACAGCTTGAACAAGCGAAAGGCGTCCGCAAATCGCTCGTGAAAGATATCGCCATCGGCTACGAGCTCGTCAAAGATCCGGAACGGGAGAAAGTGATTCGTCTGGAACCGGCGTGGTTTTATTTGTACGAGCAAACGTGGAAAAAAGTGAGCGACGATGGGGACGGCGGAGGAGGGGGAACGAATGGATTGGAGTAA
- the yycI gene encoding Two-component system yycFG regulatory protein: MDWSKTKTIFIIVFLILDCFLVYQFMEKRNSSQLDVILETTIEEQLEANGITYVELPKEVTKAAYVSGKSRSFTMADVKKLPGQKVKIEGETKVKGTFIDPVALPIDDPYQLREFLQRYIIGGGQYAFWSFDEKQGILTCYQMYDGKMIYGNENSKLVIHVNGRREVLSYEQTMLSDLEKYERKQDIVPAIKALETLYRKGHLQPGDRVTKVELGYYGLVQFTASQVLTPTWHIVVNRKEDYFVNAFEGQVITDEGSVLE; this comes from the coding sequence ATGGATTGGAGTAAAACGAAGACGATTTTCATCATTGTGTTCCTCATCCTCGACTGCTTTTTAGTGTATCAGTTTATGGAAAAACGAAACAGCAGCCAGCTTGATGTCATTTTGGAAACGACCATTGAAGAGCAGCTCGAAGCGAACGGCATCACGTATGTGGAGCTGCCGAAAGAAGTGACGAAAGCGGCGTATGTCAGCGGCAAAAGCCGCTCATTCACCATGGCGGATGTAAAAAAGCTGCCCGGGCAAAAAGTGAAAATCGAAGGAGAAACGAAAGTCAAAGGGACGTTCATCGATCCGGTTGCGCTGCCGATTGACGATCCATACCAGCTGCGTGAGTTTTTGCAGCGCTACATCATCGGCGGCGGGCAATATGCCTTTTGGTCGTTTGATGAAAAACAAGGAATCTTGACCTGCTACCAAATGTATGACGGCAAGATGATTTACGGCAATGAAAACAGCAAGCTCGTCATCCATGTCAACGGGAGACGGGAAGTGCTGTCGTATGAACAGACGATGCTCAGCGACTTGGAAAAATACGAGCGGAAACAAGACATCGTTCCGGCCATTAAAGCTCTTGAGACGCTGTACCGGAAAGGGCATTTGCAGCCGGGCGACCGCGTCACGAAAGTGGAGCTTGGCTACTATGGCCTCGTCCAGTTTACCGCTTCCCAAGTGTTGACGCCGACATGGCATATCGTCGTCAATCGGAAAGAAGATTATTTTGTGAATGCGTTTGAAGGACAAGTCATTACCGATGAAGGAAGTGTGTTGGAGTGA
- a CDS encoding Ribonuclease TTHA0252: MTMRFSVLASGSTGNAFYVETDRQRLLVDAGLSGRQLEQLFAEIGRHPKELDGLLVTHEHSDHIKGLGVLARKYRLPVYANEKTWRAMEQAVGDIPAEQKFVFPLGAVRTFGDVDVESFGVSHDAAEPMFYVFHYGGKKLALLTDTGYVSERIKKTIENADVFVFESNHDVGMLRMGRYPWSVKRRILSDVGHISNEEAGLALADVIGDRTKQIYLAHLSQDNNMKELARMTVAQMLEQRGLAVGAHFRLYDTDPRRATALVYV; encoded by the coding sequence ATGACGATGCGATTTAGTGTACTGGCCAGCGGCAGCACCGGCAACGCGTTTTACGTTGAAACGGACCGCCAACGCTTGCTCGTCGACGCCGGGTTGAGCGGCAGGCAGCTTGAGCAGCTGTTTGCCGAAATCGGCCGCCATCCAAAGGAGCTTGATGGGCTGCTTGTCACCCATGAACATAGCGACCACATTAAAGGGCTTGGGGTGCTCGCTCGCAAATACCGCCTGCCTGTGTATGCGAATGAAAAAACATGGCGGGCGATGGAACAGGCCGTCGGCGACATTCCGGCCGAACAAAAATTTGTCTTTCCACTCGGCGCGGTGAGGACGTTCGGCGATGTGGATGTCGAATCGTTTGGCGTCTCTCACGATGCGGCTGAACCGATGTTTTACGTCTTTCACTACGGGGGAAAAAAGCTTGCGTTGCTCACCGACACCGGCTACGTGAGCGAGCGGATCAAAAAGACGATCGAAAATGCTGATGTGTTCGTGTTTGAAAGCAACCACGACGTCGGGATGCTGCGGATGGGGAGGTATCCGTGGAGCGTCAAGCGCCGCATTTTAAGCGATGTCGGCCATATTTCGAACGAGGAAGCAGGGCTGGCGCTTGCTGACGTGATCGGCGACCGGACAAAGCAAATTTATTTGGCCCATTTGAGCCAAGATAACAATATGAAAGAGCTGGCGCGCATGACTGTGGCGCAAATGTTGGAACAAAGAGGGCTGGCAGTCGGCGCCCACTTTCGTTTGTATGATACCGATCCGCGTCGGGCGACGGCACTAGTGTATGTATAA
- the htrA_1 gene encoding Serine protease Do-like HtrA: MGYYDDHYEPYEQTRRKRRSGSFVSALVGAVLGGLLVLMSIPALSRWDILPYDVVPNQRAEEEPKTEENGTPPIRQSVSVDVTTAVTKAIDQVSDAVVGVVNIQEASFWSQGGEPGVGSGVIYKKVGGRAFVVTNHHVIENASQLEVSLQDGTRVPAKLLGSDVLMDLAVLEIDAKHVKKVAQFGNSDTVKPGEPVIAIGNPLGLQFAGSVTQGIISGTNRTVEVDLDQDGAPDWNAEVLQTDAAINPGNSGGALVNIKGQVIGINSMKIAQEAVEGIGFAIPINTAIPIISDLEKYGQVRRPYMGVELRSLSDIPSYHLQATLHLPPNVTEGAAVIQVVPMSPAAQAGLKQFDVIVALDGEKIRNVLDLRKYLYTKKSIGDRMEVTFYRDGEKRTVTMKLARESY, encoded by the coding sequence ATGGGATACTACGACGACCATTATGAGCCGTACGAACAAACGAGGAGGAAGCGGCGCAGCGGATCGTTTGTTTCCGCGCTTGTCGGCGCCGTGTTAGGAGGGCTGCTCGTCCTCATGTCCATTCCGGCGCTTTCCCGTTGGGATATCCTCCCGTATGATGTTGTGCCGAATCAAAGAGCAGAGGAAGAGCCAAAAACAGAGGAAAATGGAACTCCACCGATTCGGCAGAGTGTTTCCGTAGATGTGACGACGGCGGTGACAAAGGCGATCGACCAAGTGTCGGATGCGGTTGTCGGCGTTGTCAACATTCAAGAAGCCAGCTTCTGGTCGCAAGGAGGCGAACCTGGGGTCGGATCGGGCGTCATTTACAAGAAAGTGGGCGGACGGGCGTTTGTCGTCACGAACCATCACGTCATCGAAAACGCCAGCCAGCTGGAAGTGAGTTTACAAGATGGAACGAGAGTGCCGGCGAAGCTGCTCGGCAGTGATGTGCTTATGGATTTAGCCGTCTTGGAAATTGACGCGAAGCATGTGAAAAAAGTCGCCCAGTTCGGCAACTCCGATACGGTGAAGCCAGGCGAGCCAGTCATTGCCATCGGCAACCCGCTCGGTTTGCAGTTCGCCGGGTCGGTGACGCAAGGCATTATTTCCGGGACGAACCGGACGGTCGAAGTTGACTTGGACCAGGACGGCGCTCCGGATTGGAATGCGGAAGTATTGCAGACAGACGCAGCCATTAACCCGGGCAACAGCGGCGGCGCTCTTGTCAATATCAAAGGGCAAGTCATCGGCATCAACTCGATGAAAATCGCCCAAGAGGCGGTTGAAGGCATCGGGTTCGCGATCCCGATCAACACGGCCATTCCGATCATTTCGGACTTGGAAAAATACGGACAAGTGCGCCGTCCGTACATGGGCGTTGAACTTCGCTCGCTGAGCGACATCCCATCGTACCATTTGCAGGCGACGCTCCATTTGCCGCCGAACGTAACGGAAGGAGCCGCGGTCATCCAAGTCGTGCCGATGTCGCCAGCCGCACAGGCGGGCTTAAAACAGTTTGATGTCATCGTGGCGCTTGATGGCGAAAAAATCCGCAATGTGCTCGACTTGCGCAAATATTTGTATACGAAAAAATCGATCGGCGACCGGATGGAAGTCACGTTTTATCGTGATGGGGAAAAACGCACGGTCACGATGAAGTTGGCGCGTGAGTCGTATTAA
- a CDS encoding CxxH/CxxC protein, BA_5709 family: MMIFTCEEHIDMAIDEYVDETEQAPDVMFVDNSEKRCRFCEKKAVYAVGC, encoded by the coding sequence ATGATGATATTCACATGTGAGGAGCACATCGATATGGCCATTGACGAATATGTGGATGAGACGGAGCAGGCCCCTGATGTCATGTTTGTGGATAACAGCGAAAAACGGTGCCGTTTTTGCGAGAAAAAGGCTGTCTATGCCGTAGGATGCTGA